Within the Phaseolus vulgaris cultivar G19833 chromosome 9, P. vulgaris v2.0, whole genome shotgun sequence genome, the region TTAACACTGTTGGACATGCTTATTAAATCGTGTGTTCATTAAATACCGATATTTGTAGTACACGTATCAGTGAagtaacaaatttaaaaatatttattaaatttttgagCATTTTAGCACGATTTtaacacaaattttaaaaaaataaaaacattaattttttaaaaagttattttttttaataatattttttttcatgtgataacaAATGATTATTGTTACGTGAGGTGTCAGTGTTGAGATGTCAAGTAACATAGTAATGTCTAAcataaaaactttttatataaaaattaaattattgtataaatttctattataattataaaaataaggaaaaaatacTTTTGAACCAGTGTGAAACATATTTCGgttaaaaaaaactgaaacatacttatacacataaatctaaatttttattattaatttatataattcataattatgtaatatatatatttatgtcctacattttagatattatatatatttccaTCATATGTATGGTAACAATTTTTAAACTgatttttaagtaaaatataaacacattaattaaagaaaataatgtataattttataAGCCAAAACTAATACTATGaataatcattttataaaaatattataatctagtatactaaaagaaaataactttttataattaaattaatagaattaaatattttgttttgaatatgAGAGGATGTGAATATCTACCTACAGAGGAATTTGAAATGTAATGTAACAGAAATCTGTGTTCTTCTAGTAGTTGGTTATTGGTCTGTTATAGGGTAGGGATACTAGTTGTTATTATTCTAAccagaattttaaaaatataatatataagagaATCTCTACCTATTTTTCCGTTATATAGGGGCAAAAACATTTTACACTAACAACTTCCATAAAGTAGTTGCCTGAATGAGGAAAATAACAACAACTTTATTATTCTAAGACCACAAGAAATATAAAAGGGCATTTTACAAAAATCTGAAGAGTAATAAGTGAAATTCACCTTGGTACAAAATGTTTTTGGTATAACTAATTAATACTAAATAAAATTAGCAACTTAatgacaatatttttttttatcttaaacaGTACAATATTAAATGAAGTAAGAGATGGAGATGAAGAAACAGAAAGAGAAGTagcattaaataattaataaaatattgatgGAATTAGAGATAAATTGAGATTGTGGTGAGTCTGTTATAAATAGAGAGGGGTAAAATAGTAAATGCAAAAGGGTATAGGAATTTCAGGAGACATAATAGTTGAAAGATTGAGGAGATGAGTCTATCTTTCAGTTAGTGTTATCTTTCCGTCACAGACAGTGGTTCACTAGCACTATAAAAACAACACTCCCATTGGATTCCGTATCGTATGTTCCAAAACCCTAAGCAAACCCTCTTAATGTTCTGTATTGGGTGAGGAATTCTGAATtctgaattttttaattttgaatccGTGAGTGAACAATGCCTCGGCAACCGCCACCACCACCGCCGCAGCAGCCCGGGGCTTTGGAAGCGGCGGTATGGCAAGCCTGCGCAGGACCGTCTGTGGAAATCCCCAAGCCAAATTCTATGGTTTACTACTTCGCTCAGGGACACTTTGATCAAGCCTCTTCGCCTCCGCGAAACGTCTCCTCTGCGGTTCTGGCCAGACCCTTCGTTACCTGCAACGTGGTCGCTGTTCGATTTCTTGCCGATCCTCTTACCGATGAGGTTTTCGCAAAGATGGTTCTCCAACCTGTTGCTAATGTCTtcgctgctgctgctgctcccCTTCATAATCATGCTGCTGCTCCCCCGCAAAAAGATGACAAAGAGGTTGTTTCGTTCGCCAAGATTCTCACGCCGTCTGATGCCAACAACGGCGGGGGCTTCTCCGTGCCCAGGTTTTGCGCGGACTCCATCTTCCCGCCGCTGGACTACGACGAGGACCCGCCCGTGCAGAACCTCTCCGTCACTGACGTGCACGGCTTCACCTGGGAGTTCCGCCACATTTTCCGTGGGACGCCGCGCCGCCACCTGCTTACCACCGGCTGGAGCACGTTCGTCAACAACAAGAAGCTTGTCGCCGGGGACTCCGTCTTGTTCATGAAGAACGCCGACAAGCGTTTGTTAGTCGGAATTCGCCGCGCCACGCGCTTTGCTCCGGGAAGGGGCAGCTGCGTAAAACTCAGGTTAATTgatgaggaggaggaggaggaggaggaaaaagaagaggTGAGAGGGGTTTTCTCGAGGGACGGGAAGGGGAAGCTGTCGGCTAAGGAGGTTGTGGAGGCGGCGGAGTTGGCGGTGCGGAACATGCAGTTTGAGGTTGTTTATTACCCCAAGGCTGGTTGGTCCGAGTTCGTAGTGAAGACTGAAGTGGTGGATGCAGCGATGAGGATTGCATGGAGAGATGGAATGAGAGTGAAGATGTCCGTGGAGACCGATGATTCCTCCAGGACGACGTGGTTTCAGGGTACGGTCTCTGCTGTTTCATATCAGGAGAATGGCCAATGGTGCTCTTCTCCTTGGCGCATGCTTCAGGTATAATATATAATGGCCAATTCTTTCTGAATGGCGTGATTTcttttgtttgtcttttatgtatgtgtgtgtgttggtACTATGTTTAATGAATTTTACTTTCTTGGATAAGTTTTGGTATAAGGATTAGTGGCTTTCAAAGCAGATACAGGTGGAGATGGTAAAATAAAACTTGTGGATGACTTCCACACTGAGTCTTGCTTTCTTTCTTGTTGAATTTTATAAGGAAGGGAGACTAGGATGGATGCGGGTGGGGCTGCATAGTTTTTAATTAGCCAGCCACCGATACTTATCTGCTTAGAACTCTTCATTTGCTCGCAAAAATGTTTGGCTATACCTATACGAGTATGATACAGTTCTTGGTCTGTTCTGGATTCTCTATAACTTTTCATTTATGCATGGATTAAGTTTCTCATTAACATTTGTTGACTGTAGAACTGTACTTTATTCGACAAGAAACTGATGCTGAAAACCCCTAATTGTACCATTTCATTCTCCTAGTTGGATAGGGGTCGGTTTTTGTTGTAGTAGTGTGAAACTTATACTTTACTTATCTTATAAAGGATTTTTCCCGAGAATGATTTTGTGGTTTATGGTTCTATCATTGTATATAATGTTGCTTTCATTGGAATGCGGGcaatgaaaaatataatcacCTTTTTGCTGGTAAAATATAAGAACAGAAGACTGACACACGTTCTTTGGGGCATAAAAGCATTGGAGAAGGTTCGATGCGgcttatatttatcattttaggTAATGTATGTTAAATGCATGACGAGATTGAATTGGGAAAATGGCAGTATGATTACTCTGGTTGTCTGCTATTTCGAGGTGACATTTTTTGTTGTCTTGCCTTTGTCTGTTCTGCCTGTTGAATTTCTACACATTTGTCTAGATGTTTTACGTTGCTGGGTTTAATTCATAAGTCGTGGGTCGGTTAGATGAGGTAGGATTCGCAAAACTTTATCAAACCAATGGAtagtatttttcttttgtttccaAACTGTTTTCAGTTTGGATAAAGTCTTTGTCACAATTTCTACCAGAAGATCAATTAATATATGTTTCCTTTTTGGGATATACTATATGTCGGTCTTGATTATACTTG harbors:
- the LOC137821945 gene encoding auxin response factor 17 encodes the protein MPRQPPPPPPQQPGALEAAVWQACAGPSVEIPKPNSMVYYFAQGHFDQASSPPRNVSSAVLARPFVTCNVVAVRFLADPLTDEVFAKMVLQPVANVFAAAAAPLHNHAAAPPQKDDKEVVSFAKILTPSDANNGGGFSVPRFCADSIFPPLDYDEDPPVQNLSVTDVHGFTWEFRHIFRGTPRRHLLTTGWSTFVNNKKLVAGDSVLFMKNADKRLLVGIRRATRFAPGRGSCVKLRLIDEEEEEEEEKEEVRGVFSRDGKGKLSAKEVVEAAELAVRNMQFEVVYYPKAGWSEFVVKTEVVDAAMRIAWRDGMRVKMSVETDDSSRTTWFQGTVSAVSYQENGQWCSSPWRMLQVTWDEPEGLQNAKWVSPWQVELVSTTPALHSAFPSPKRLRTANGSWVYANGEGDLFSMTGFTNPAMGHLNQALWSYSTFPAGMQGARHDVFSASSFSSYPRDMSHLGMCNSFGNSTFSRLNNLSIDPSPDSRSSLHSCVIDTVGNHKSNSTKPVSDSFQLFGAVIRKEQPVQSSLTGTGCASTGDKKALEYKGSYL